In the Populus trichocarpa isolate Nisqually-1 chromosome 1, P.trichocarpa_v4.1, whole genome shotgun sequence genome, GGCTCTGCGAACAGACTTTTTACTGGCAACAGACCTTTTACTGGTAACAGATCCATCAAATATGCTATATACATGATCATCAGCTGCTGCTGTTTTTGATCTTCTAATGatcacaaaaatcaataatccaAGAACACCTGCGATCCCAAGAACACCTCCAACAAGACCAAGTACTATTCCAAGTTTGATAGTGGAAGACTTGTGCTCCTTACTTTTAGCTGGGGGCTTCACAGCCAATGCTTCTTTATTGCAGAATGAGTAAGGGTGCTGGTAACTTGCATTTTTACCGCCAGACAAGCAATTCCATGAGCTGATGACTGTCCGAGTTGAAGTGTTGCTTGCAATGCAGGAAGGTAATTTTCCAATCAAAATGTTGTGAGAGATGTCCACAAATTGAAGCTTAACACTGCAAGATATATTTGTTGGAAGAGCCCCGCTTAATTGATTCTGGGCTAAATCAAGATACTGAAGTGAAGGAAGAGAGAACAAAGCAGGTGGGATTGGTCCGATGAGTTTGTTGGAAGAGATGTCCAACTGCTGAAGCTGATTGAACTTCTTGATTTCTGAAGGAATAACTGATCTCAAGGAGTTGTTCTTCAGGATGATGGTAACAAGATTGTTACCTAGCGAAGGAAAGGTTGGTCCAAGATGATTGCCACCCAAATTTAGCTCTTGAAGTAGAACTAAGCTTCTGAGATCTGGGACTGTTCCGTTCAGCAAATTGTGAGCCAAAACAAGACTAGTGAGATTCTTTAACGACAGAATATCTTGAGGAATCTGGCCATGAATGAAATTATAGCTGATATTAAGTGCTTGAAGAGACCAAAACCTGTTGATCTTGGTAGGCAAGGGACCCCACAATCCCAAGGACACAAGTGACAACAccttcaaatttgaaagatttgtTAGGGTGGTGAAGAAAGCATCTATAGAGAAGTTGTCAGACAAGGTATTTTGTTTTGGGCTGCTGGGAGATGCAGAGGAGCTGCTTTTGTTTCCAACGACAGTTAATTCAGTTACATGACTATTTGAGCAAACAACTTTTAGAGAAGGTGAGGGAGGGAGATAGCAAAAGTTGGTCCAGTTATTCCATCCTTGAAGAACCTGAGGATATTCAAGGAGTTGCTGAACCTGGAAAAGAATTCTTGTTTCACTTGGCGCTAATTGTCCTCTCGAAATTGAGACTTGCATGACAATCAGAGTGAATAGAGCTGCGAACGAGCAAGTGAAACTGGAGATCCGCATTTTCTCCGTTTCTTGGAAATTTGAAGTGGAAATCCGAAACCTTAACTTCGATAGTCCATGGCTTCTGTACTGGATCAGTTGCTAGCTTAGCTTAAAAACTCATCCTCCCATGCTTCGAGAGTagcattttttattgtatttgctCCTGCAAACGAGCTCTCAACACCGCACATCACTCTGACTCTGAATTCAATTCAAGCCATTTTAGTTTGCCACGTTTATTGTTTATTATCGTAGACCCGCGAATATCGAGTGCCTGCATTCACGCTCCATGCCACCAGACCTTCGGGAGACctcaactctcttttttttttttttgcatgatcaataaacaataaaatacctCAAATATCAAAATGTCAATGTCAGCAATGAATGTATGCAAACGAGGTACCACACTAAAATCTCATGGTTTTAAATTTACGTACATGACCATTGGGATTGGGTGGACCGGCGAGAGAGGGTGTGTCGGTGAgaattattgtttgatttgttttaatttgaatctGAGTGGAAAGCAGAAGCAACGTTGTCCCTAATCATGAACTACTAGTCAT is a window encoding:
- the LOC18094220 gene encoding probable LRR receptor-like serine/threonine-protein kinase At1g14390 isoform X2, coding for MRISSFTCSFAALFTLIVMQVSISRGQLAPSETRILFQVQQLLEYPQVLQGWNNWTNFCYLPPSPSLKVVCSNSHVTELTVVGNKSSSSASPSSPKQNTLSDNFSIDAFFTTLTNLSNLKVLSLVSLGLWGPLPTKINRFWSLQALNISYNFIHGQIPQDILSLKNLTSLVLAHNLLNGTVPDLRSLVLLQELNLGGNHLGPTFPSLGNNLVTIILKNNSLRSVIPSEIKKFNQLQQLDISSNKLIGPIPPALFSLPSLQYLDLAQNQLSGALPTNISCSVKLQFVDISHNILIGKLPSCIASNTSTRTVISSWNCLSGGKNASYQHPYSFCNKEALAVKPPAKSKEHKSSTIKLGIVLGLVGGVLGIAGVLGLLIFVIIRRSKTAAADDHVYSIFDGSVTSKRSVASKKSVRRAVDSRRVPQTMRSAAIGLPPYRVFTLEEMEDATNNFDPLNFIGEGSQGQLYKGCLIDGSVVLVKCVKLKQKNLPQSMIQQIEVLSKLRHLHLVSILGHTIVTYQDHSSTAGTVFVVLEHVSNGSLRDYLADERKREMLRWPQRMAIIIGVARGIQFLHTGVAPGIFGNNVKIENVLLDDTLTAKLSDYKIPLPSKVGSESPLNGQDAFNINSENAEKEDVYQLGVILLQVITGKLVTSNRALDELRIQLEKGLAEAPSKLQALVDPSTRGTFAYESLKTAAEMAINCLNKESRTRPSIEDVLWNLQYSIQIQEGWTSTSGNLGGPHSSSY
- the LOC18094220 gene encoding probable LRR receptor-like serine/threonine-protein kinase At1g14390 isoform X1; the protein is MRISSFTCSFAALFTLIVMQVSISRGQLAPSETRILFQVQQLLEYPQVLQGWNNWTNFCYLPPSPSLKVVCSNSHVTELTVVGNKSSSSASPSSPKQNTLSDNFSIDAFFTTLTNLSNLKVLSLVSLGLWGPLPTKINRFWSLQALNISYNFIHGQIPQDILSLKNLTSLVLAHNLLNGTVPDLRSLVLLQELNLGGNHLGPTFPSLGNNLVTIILKNNSLRSVIPSEIKKFNQLQQLDISSNKLIGPIPPALFSLPSLQYLDLAQNQLSGALPTNISCSVKLQFVDISHNILIGKLPSCIASNTSTRTVISSWNCLSGGKNASYQHPYSFCNKEALAVKPPAKSKEHKSSTIKLGIVLGLVGGVLGIAGVLGLLIFVIIRRSKTAAADDHVYSIFDGSVTSKRSVASKKSVRRAVDSRRVPQTMRSAAIGLPPYRVFTLEEMEDATNNFDPLNFIGEGSQGQLYKGCLIDGSVVLVKCVKLKQKNLPQSMIQQIEVLSKLRHLHLVSILGHTIVTYQDHSSTAGTVFVVLEHVSNGSLRDYLADERKREMLRWPQRMAIIIGVARGIQFLHTGVAPGIFGNNVKIENVLLDDTLTAKLSDYKIPLPSKVGSESPLNGQDAFNINSSENAEKEDVYQLGVILLQVITGKLVTSNRALDELRIQLEKGLAEAPSKLQALVDPSTRGTFAYESLKTAAEMAINCLNKESRTRPSIEDVLWNLQYSIQIQEGWTSTSGNLGGPHSSSY